Proteins from a genomic interval of Kitasatospora kifunensis:
- a CDS encoding SpoIIE family protein phosphatase has protein sequence MATEPEPQGPARLPLGPQAQGGRRAGARSAGVAAGRLAATAAVPGVQSMQSVQGGGQGVQGVQSLPSRTGDSTPDWLEPAMAANGIGSFDWDIRRDLIEADHRACAITGITGTTFELNSEAFLALLHPEDAPVVRRRVERAVAELGQCGAYYRTLFPGGELHAVRFRGRVLADAFGRPSRMVGFVWDATAELHKRADAGRRAALREDRSRFIKEAARALSEAVTVRDVARVFTELPLPGLPPDGLVLAALEAGRLQILGASGYRREAVAPYDRMPLEPFQPAAEAIRRRQPVFVASREEYQERFPEAWPRAKDTGRSAWAFLPLVASGRAIGLCVVSFDDARELDADERTLLSTLGGLVAQSLARARLHDAEHELAAGLQRVMLPRTVPAVPGVTTAVRYLPAGSGLQIGGDWYDVVPLPGGHVGLVIGDVQGHDVHAAGIMGQLRIALRAYAAEGHPPAAVMARASRFLADLDTDHFATCTYAEVNVDYGVVYAVRAGHLDPVVRRADGRSTVQSVVGGLPLGIGTAQEYQVTRFSLDPGETVVLCTDGLVESREMDLDTGMARLCESVAGELPTRGQDGTDPIEELADRIAARAADSAEREDDIALLLLRWDGPEGGLAAQQLRRRIGQADLARVSELRGELRDALRRWGVPELIDTAELLASELVTNAIRHTDRDAMFTARLYREDGREPRLRIEVEDESDLWPKRRTPGEQASSGRGLMLVEALADAWGVEPRGSGKRMWFELSAGEVA, from the coding sequence ATGGCGACTGAGCCCGAGCCACAGGGGCCCGCGCGTCTTCCGCTCGGGCCGCAGGCCCAGGGCGGTCGGCGCGCCGGAGCGCGGAGCGCCGGTGTGGCGGCCGGGCGGCTGGCCGCGACCGCCGCGGTGCCAGGCGTGCAGAGCATGCAGAGTGTGCAAGGCGGCGGACAGGGCGTGCAGGGTGTGCAGAGCCTGCCCAGCCGCACCGGGGACTCCACCCCGGACTGGCTGGAGCCGGCGATGGCCGCCAACGGCATCGGCTCCTTCGACTGGGACATCCGCCGGGACCTGATCGAGGCCGACCACCGGGCCTGCGCCATCACCGGCATCACCGGCACCACCTTCGAGCTCAACTCCGAGGCCTTCCTCGCGCTGCTGCACCCCGAGGACGCGCCCGTGGTGCGCCGTCGGGTCGAGCGCGCGGTGGCCGAGCTGGGCCAGTGCGGCGCCTACTACCGCACCCTGTTCCCCGGTGGCGAACTGCACGCCGTGCGGTTCCGCGGCCGGGTGCTGGCCGACGCCTTCGGGCGCCCGTCGCGGATGGTCGGCTTCGTCTGGGACGCCACCGCCGAGCTGCACAAGCGCGCGGACGCGGGGCGGCGGGCCGCGCTGCGCGAGGACCGCTCGCGCTTCATCAAGGAGGCGGCGCGGGCGCTGTCGGAAGCCGTCACCGTGCGCGACGTGGCCCGGGTCTTCACCGAGCTGCCGCTGCCGGGGCTGCCGCCGGACGGCCTGGTGCTGGCCGCGTTGGAGGCCGGGCGGCTGCAGATCCTGGGCGCCAGCGGCTATCGCCGCGAGGCGGTGGCGCCCTACGACCGGATGCCGCTGGAGCCGTTCCAGCCCGCCGCCGAGGCGATCCGCCGCCGCCAGCCGGTCTTCGTGGCCAGCCGGGAGGAGTACCAGGAGCGGTTCCCCGAGGCCTGGCCGCGCGCCAAGGACACCGGGCGCAGCGCCTGGGCCTTCCTGCCGCTGGTGGCCAGCGGCCGGGCGATCGGCCTGTGCGTGGTCAGCTTCGACGACGCGCGCGAACTCGACGCCGACGAGCGCACCCTGCTCTCCACCCTGGGCGGCCTGGTCGCCCAGTCGCTGGCCCGGGCCCGGCTGCACGACGCCGAGCACGAACTGGCGGCCGGGCTGCAGCGGGTGATGCTGCCGCGCACCGTACCGGCGGTGCCCGGGGTGACCACCGCGGTGCGCTATCTGCCGGCCGGCTCGGGCCTGCAGATCGGCGGCGACTGGTACGACGTGGTGCCGCTGCCGGGTGGGCACGTCGGTCTGGTGATCGGTGACGTGCAGGGCCACGACGTGCACGCGGCCGGAATCATGGGGCAGTTGCGGATCGCGCTGCGCGCGTACGCGGCCGAGGGACACCCGCCGGCCGCCGTGATGGCCCGCGCCTCACGCTTCCTGGCCGACCTGGACACCGACCACTTCGCCACCTGCACCTACGCCGAGGTGAACGTCGACTACGGCGTGGTCTACGCGGTGCGGGCAGGCCACCTGGACCCGGTGGTCCGCCGCGCCGACGGCCGCAGCACCGTGCAGAGCGTGGTCGGCGGCCTGCCGCTGGGGATCGGGACGGCGCAGGAGTACCAGGTCACCCGGTTCAGCCTGGACCCGGGCGAGACGGTGGTGCTCTGCACGGACGGTCTGGTCGAGTCGCGCGAGATGGACCTGGACACCGGCATGGCCAGGCTCTGCGAGTCGGTGGCCGGCGAGCTGCCGACGCGGGGACAGGACGGCACGGACCCGATCGAGGAGCTCGCCGACCGGATCGCCGCCCGGGCCGCGGACTCCGCCGAGCGGGAGGACGACATAGCGCTGCTCCTGCTGCGCTGGGACGGCCCGGAGGGCGGGCTGGCCGCCCAGCAGCTGCGCCGTCGGATCGGTCAGGCGGACCTGGCCAGGGTCTCCGAACTGCGCGGCGAGCTGCGTGACGCGCTGCGCCGCTGGGGTGTGCCCGAGTTGATCGACACCGCCGAGCTGCTCGCCTCCGAGCTGGTCACCAACGCGATCCGGCACACCGACCGGGACGCGATGTTCACCGCCCGGCTCTACCGTGAGGACGGTCGCGAGCCGCGGCTGCGGATCGAGGTGGAGGACGAGTCGGATCTGTGGCCCAAGCGCCGCACCCCCGGCGAGCAGGCATCCTCGGGGCGCGGCCTGATGCTGGTCGAGGCGCTGGCCGATGCCTGGGGCGTGGAGCCGCGTGGCTCGGGCAAGCGGATGTGGTTCGAGCTGTCGGCGGGCGAGGTGGCCTGA
- a CDS encoding ATP-binding protein — MESQRRFGAGTGLPDHNRKSDLDRDHAPDLDRDHAPDHDHAPDHDPERSLHAAFAPAELAAIAPLRAALRAALIRWGVPELADTAELLASELLANALQHTGAGAVLDARLGTDLRLRVEVGDGGTRLPRPRPVTETATSGRGLLLVEVLADDWGVRRHADGKITWFELAAPHP, encoded by the coding sequence ATGGAGAGTCAGCGAAGGTTCGGGGCCGGAACCGGCCTGCCCGACCACAACCGCAAGTCCGATCTCGACCGCGACCACGCACCTGATCTCGACCGCGACCACGCGCCGGACCACGACCACGCACCGGACCACGACCCCGAGCGCAGCCTGCATGCCGCGTTCGCCCCCGCCGAGCTCGCGGCCATCGCCCCGCTGCGCGCCGCCCTGCGCGCCGCGCTCATCCGCTGGGGCGTGCCCGAACTGGCCGACACCGCCGAGTTGCTCGCCTCCGAACTGCTCGCCAACGCGCTCCAGCACACCGGCGCGGGCGCGGTGCTGGACGCCCGGCTCGGCACCGACCTGCGTCTGCGGGTCGAGGTCGGGGACGGTGGCACCCGGTTGCCCAGGCCGCGCCCGGTGACCGAGACGGCCACCAGCGGGCGCGGGCTGCTGCTGGTGGAGGTGCTGGCGGACGACTGGGGCGTGCGGCGACACGCCGACGGCAAGATCACCTGGTTCGAGCTGGCCGCGCCACACCCATGA
- the ureA gene encoding urease subunit gamma: MRLTPTERDRLLIFTAAELARARRARGCRLNVPEATALIADAVCEAARDGRRLAEAIEAGRSVLSADDVLPGVPDVVTVVQVEAVFDDGTRLAVVNDPFQGAGSLGEDAPGAALPGTGEGYDPIEETVVLAVHNTSAVPISVTSHYHFFEVNPRLAFDRAAAYGTRLAVPAGSSVRFDPGAVVEVGLVPIAGERVAIGFAGLVDGPLDAPGAREAALAKARATGYLINFDDQEVES, encoded by the coding sequence GTGCGACTCACCCCCACCGAACGGGACCGGCTACTGATCTTCACAGCCGCCGAACTGGCCCGCGCCCGGCGCGCCCGCGGCTGCCGGCTCAACGTGCCCGAGGCCACCGCACTGATCGCGGACGCCGTCTGCGAGGCCGCCCGCGACGGCAGGCGGCTGGCCGAGGCGATCGAGGCCGGCCGCAGCGTGCTGAGCGCCGACGACGTGCTGCCCGGGGTGCCGGACGTGGTCACGGTGGTCCAGGTGGAGGCCGTGTTCGACGACGGCACCCGGCTCGCCGTGGTCAACGACCCCTTCCAGGGGGCCGGTTCACTCGGCGAGGACGCCCCGGGCGCGGCCCTGCCCGGCACCGGCGAGGGCTACGACCCGATCGAGGAGACCGTGGTCCTCGCCGTCCACAACACCTCCGCGGTCCCGATCTCGGTCACCTCGCACTACCACTTCTTCGAGGTCAACCCGCGCCTGGCCTTCGACCGCGCGGCCGCCTACGGCACCCGGCTCGCCGTCCCGGCCGGCTCCTCGGTCCGCTTCGACCCGGGCGCCGTGGTCGAGGTCGGTCTGGTGCCGATCGCGGGCGAGCGGGTGGCGATCGGCTTCGCCGGCCTGGTCGACGGTCCGCTGGACGCCCCCGGCGCCCGCGAGGCCGCGCTGGCCAAGGCCCGCGCCACCGGCTACCTGATCAACTTCGACGACCAGGAGGTCGAGTCGTGA
- a CDS encoding urease subunit alpha, which yields MTSIPPHDYISVHGPRAGDRIRLGDSGLIVRVESDSQAPGEEFLAGFGKTARDGLHLKAATVRSTCDVVISNVLVIDAIQGIVKTSIGLVGGRIAAIGRAGNPDTMDGVEVVVGTGTTIVSGEGMIATAGAIDTHVHLLSPRIMEASLASGVTTIIGQEFGPVWGVGVNSPWALRHAFNAFDAWPVNIGFLGRGSSSDAGPLVEALAEGGASGFKVHEDMGAHTRALDTALRVAEEYDVQVALHTDGLNECLSVEDTLAVLEGRTIHAFHIEGCGGGHVPNVLKMAGVANVIGSSTNPTLPFGRDALAEASGMIVSAHDLKLDLPGDAAMARDRIRAGTMGAEGILHDLGMIGITSSDAQGMGRAGETVRRTFAMAGKMKAERGPLDGPDGGYGTRESGDDNERVLRYIAKLTINPAIAHGLSHEVGSIEVGKLGDIVLWRPDHFGAKPQLVLKAGFPAYGVVGDPNASTDRCEPLVLGPQFGAHGATAADISVAFVAQAAADGAYLDQVGDQLPTRRRRVGVRGTRGIGPRDLVRNARTGQVSVDAGTGLVSLNGDPLRSEASESVSLSRLYFL from the coding sequence GTGACGTCCATCCCCCCGCACGACTACATCTCCGTGCACGGCCCGCGCGCCGGTGACCGGATCCGGCTCGGCGACTCCGGCCTGATCGTCCGCGTCGAATCCGACTCCCAGGCGCCGGGCGAGGAGTTCCTGGCCGGCTTCGGCAAGACCGCGCGCGACGGCCTGCACCTGAAGGCCGCCACCGTCCGCTCCACCTGCGACGTGGTGATCAGCAACGTGCTGGTGATCGACGCGATCCAGGGCATCGTCAAGACCTCGATCGGCCTGGTCGGCGGCCGGATCGCCGCCATCGGCCGGGCCGGCAACCCCGACACCATGGACGGCGTCGAGGTGGTGGTCGGCACCGGCACCACCATCGTCTCCGGCGAAGGCATGATCGCCACCGCCGGCGCCATCGACACCCACGTCCACCTGCTGTCACCGCGCATCATGGAAGCCTCGCTGGCCTCCGGTGTGACCACCATTATCGGCCAGGAGTTCGGCCCGGTCTGGGGGGTCGGCGTCAACTCGCCGTGGGCACTGCGGCACGCGTTCAACGCCTTCGACGCCTGGCCGGTCAACATCGGCTTCCTCGGCCGGGGTTCGTCCTCCGACGCCGGTCCGCTGGTGGAGGCGCTCGCCGAGGGCGGGGCCAGCGGCTTCAAGGTGCACGAGGACATGGGCGCCCACACCCGTGCGCTGGACACCGCGCTGCGCGTCGCCGAGGAGTACGACGTCCAAGTCGCCCTGCACACCGACGGCTTGAACGAATGCCTGTCCGTCGAGGACACCCTCGCCGTCCTCGAGGGCCGCACCATCCACGCCTTCCACATCGAAGGCTGCGGCGGCGGGCACGTCCCCAACGTGCTCAAGATGGCCGGCGTCGCCAACGTCATCGGCTCCTCGACCAACCCCACCCTCCCGTTCGGCCGCGACGCCCTCGCCGAGGCCTCCGGCATGATCGTCTCCGCCCACGACCTCAAACTCGACCTCCCCGGCGACGCCGCCATGGCCCGCGACCGGATCCGGGCCGGCACCATGGGCGCCGAAGGCATCCTGCACGACCTCGGCATGATCGGCATCACCTCCTCCGACGCCCAGGGCATGGGCCGGGCCGGCGAAACCGTGCGCCGCACCTTCGCCATGGCCGGCAAGATGAAGGCCGAACGCGGCCCACTGGACGGCCCGGACGGCGGCTACGGCACCCGCGAGAGCGGCGACGACAACGAACGCGTCCTGCGCTACATCGCCAAGCTCACCATCAACCCCGCCATCGCCCACGGCCTCTCGCACGAGGTCGGTTCCATCGAGGTCGGCAAGCTCGGCGACATCGTGCTGTGGCGCCCCGACCACTTCGGCGCCAAACCACAGCTGGTCCTCAAGGCAGGCTTCCCCGCCTACGGCGTGGTGGGCGACCCCAACGCCTCCACGGACCGCTGCGAACCCCTGGTCCTTGGACCGCAGTTCGGCGCCCACGGCGCCACCGCCGCCGACATCTCCGTCGCCTTCGTCGCCCAAGCCGCCGCCGACGGCGCCTATCTGGACCAGGTGGGCGACCAACTTCCCACCCGGCGACGGCGGGTGGGAGTACGCGGCACCCGCGGCATCGGCCCGCGCGACCTGGTGCGCAACGCCCGCACCGGCCAGGTCAGCGTGGACGCCGGCACCGGCCTCGTCTCGCTGAACGGCGACCCGCTGCGCTCCGAGGCCTCCGAGAGCGTCTCGCTCAGCCGCCTCTACTTCCTGTAA
- a CDS encoding agmatine deiminase family protein, with amino-acid sequence MTTPASLGYSMPAEWHPHERTWMAFPTDNQTFDTPEALHAARLAWAKVANTIVRYEPVTLVVNLGESTAAREYLTEQVEIVERPLDDAWMRDIGPTFLTNGQGSLATADWIFNGWGAQSWASWEHDQHIAEHVSELTKAQRFASRLINEGGGIHVDGEGTVLVTETVQLGEGRNADWTKEEVEAELHAHLGTTKAIWLPRGLTRDYDEFGTRGHIDIVASFARPGVVLAHVQPDPAHPDHAVCQELLAILRAATDARGRRLEVIELPAPTVLHDEDGEPVDYSYINHYVANGAVILCAFDDPRDQEAAEILAEAFPGRTVELVDAREIFANGGGIHCITQQQPKADTAAH; translated from the coding sequence ATGACCACCCCCGCCTCGCTCGGCTACTCGATGCCCGCCGAATGGCACCCGCACGAGCGCACCTGGATGGCCTTCCCCACCGACAACCAGACCTTCGACACCCCCGAGGCCCTGCACGCCGCCCGGCTCGCCTGGGCGAAGGTGGCCAACACCATCGTCCGCTACGAGCCGGTCACCCTGGTCGTCAACCTCGGCGAGAGCACCGCCGCCCGCGAGTACCTCACCGAGCAGGTCGAGATCGTCGAACGCCCGCTGGACGACGCGTGGATGCGTGACATCGGCCCCACCTTCCTGACCAACGGCCAGGGTTCACTGGCCACCGCCGACTGGATCTTCAACGGCTGGGGCGCCCAGTCCTGGGCCAGCTGGGAGCACGACCAGCACATCGCCGAGCACGTCAGCGAACTGACGAAGGCTCAGCGTTTCGCCTCCCGCCTGATCAACGAGGGCGGCGGCATCCACGTGGACGGCGAAGGCACCGTACTGGTCACCGAGACCGTCCAACTCGGCGAGGGCCGCAACGCCGACTGGACGAAGGAGGAGGTGGAGGCCGAACTGCACGCCCACCTCGGCACCACCAAGGCGATCTGGCTGCCGCGTGGACTGACCCGCGACTACGACGAGTTCGGCACCCGCGGCCACATCGACATCGTCGCCTCCTTCGCGCGCCCCGGCGTGGTTCTGGCCCACGTGCAGCCCGACCCCGCCCACCCGGACCACGCCGTCTGCCAGGAACTCCTCGCCATCCTGCGCGCCGCCACCGACGCCCGGGGCCGCCGTCTGGAGGTCATCGAACTGCCCGCCCCCACCGTGCTGCACGACGAGGACGGCGAGCCGGTCGACTACTCCTACATCAACCACTACGTGGCCAACGGCGCCGTCATCCTGTGCGCCTTCGACGACCCCCGCGACCAGGAGGCGGCCGAGATCCTCGCCGAGGCCTTCCCCGGCCGCACGGTCGAACTGGTCGACGCCCGCGAGATCTTCGCCAACGGGGGCGGCATCCACTGCATCACCCAGCAACAGCCGAAGGCCGACACGGCCGCACACTGA
- a CDS encoding peptidoglycan recognition protein family protein has product MHLVTRAQWGAQPPKSAWTQVASTRGVKVHYEGEPVPADLPDHHEWCAGRVRAIQAAHLANPTEGWIDIAYNAVVCPHSYVFEGRGPHHETGANGNQPLNLAHYAVCAMLGDSGLTEPNDALLNGLCDAIEWLRREGGAGPEVKGHRDGYPTACPGDPLYAWVRAGAPRPARAAGAPAGHTPPPGASGPSWPGGRRGSRGPGRGSRPPQPPEPPPTGNRQPPPEQE; this is encoded by the coding sequence ATGCACCTGGTCACCCGCGCCCAGTGGGGCGCCCAACCACCCAAGAGCGCCTGGACCCAGGTGGCGAGTACGCGTGGCGTGAAGGTCCACTACGAGGGCGAGCCGGTCCCCGCCGACCTGCCGGACCATCACGAGTGGTGCGCGGGACGGGTGCGCGCCATTCAGGCGGCGCACCTGGCCAACCCCACCGAAGGCTGGATCGACATCGCCTACAACGCCGTGGTCTGCCCGCACTCCTACGTCTTCGAGGGCCGTGGCCCGCACCACGAGACGGGCGCCAACGGCAACCAGCCGCTCAACCTCGCCCATTACGCGGTCTGCGCCATGCTCGGCGACTCCGGGCTCACCGAGCCGAACGACGCGCTGCTGAACGGCTTGTGCGACGCCATCGAGTGGCTACGGCGCGAGGGCGGCGCGGGCCCCGAGGTCAAGGGGCACCGGGACGGCTATCCCACCGCCTGCCCGGGTGATCCGCTCTACGCTTGGGTGCGCGCCGGCGCACCGCGGCCCGCTCGCGCCGCCGGCGCGCCCGCCGGTCACACCCCGCCGCCGGGGGCCTCGGGCCCCTCCTGGCCCGGCGGTCGCCGCGGCAGCCGAGGCCCTGGGCGGGGCAGTCGGCCGCCGCAGCCACCCGAGCCACCACCGACCGGCAACCGGCAACCACCGCCGGAGCAGGAGTAG
- a CDS encoding DUF4328 domain-containing protein — protein sequence MNEKSAAAPADPREVTEAVLWLSGIEFGALTIYQLGTVYAPHTSLTTFGLGYGGLFLLLVAIVLPNWTMRYRTNAEYLAPGSQRNSRRAAGWCWFVPLAWFWWPRRVVRDIWRASAPQGTSAGLVELWWFARLGGIALLVAGDKSHPAALVLAALALRAVSLGAFVRFARQLLCWQSEALVIAPAPEFGAPSVQRG from the coding sequence ATGAACGAGAAGTCCGCAGCAGCACCCGCCGATCCGCGCGAGGTGACCGAGGCCGTCCTCTGGCTCTCCGGCATCGAGTTCGGCGCCCTGACGATCTACCAGCTCGGCACCGTCTACGCACCGCACACCTCGCTCACCACCTTCGGCCTGGGGTACGGCGGGCTGTTCCTCCTGCTGGTCGCGATCGTGCTGCCCAACTGGACCATGCGCTACCGGACCAACGCCGAGTACCTGGCCCCCGGCAGCCAGCGCAACTCCCGCCGGGCGGCGGGCTGGTGCTGGTTCGTCCCGCTCGCCTGGTTCTGGTGGCCACGGCGTGTGGTACGGGACATCTGGCGCGCGAGCGCACCGCAGGGGACGAGCGCGGGGCTGGTCGAGCTGTGGTGGTTCGCCCGGCTCGGCGGCATCGCGCTGCTCGTCGCCGGCGACAAGTCCCACCCCGCCGCGCTCGTCCTGGCCGCGCTGGCGCTGCGCGCCGTGTCGCTCGGCGCGTTCGTGCGCTTCGCCCGGCAGCTGCTGTGCTGGCAGAGCGAGGCCCTCGTGATCGCCCCGGCCCCCGAGTTCGGCGCGCCGAGCGTTCAGCGCGGCTGA
- a CDS encoding TetR/AcrR family transcriptional regulator has product MAEPRPRRPARPREEVLAVAMAAIAEHGLARLTMAGLGKQLGMSAGHLLYYFGSKDQLLLETLRWSEEQLGERRRAVLEQPGLSAWQRFEAYAELYLADGPGDPRWILWVEVWGRSPASAEIRQGQLAIEAPWQADLAALIEDGVERREFGPGSAEERAAQLRAVLDGFSVPLAIGLPGVARESSAAQVRAVAAAVLKPSAADRR; this is encoded by the coding sequence ATGGCAGAGCCTCGTCCCCGGCGGCCCGCCCGGCCTCGGGAGGAGGTGCTGGCGGTGGCGATGGCCGCGATCGCGGAGCACGGGTTGGCGAGGCTGACCATGGCGGGGCTGGGCAAGCAGCTGGGGATGAGCGCCGGGCACCTGCTCTACTACTTCGGCAGCAAGGACCAGTTGCTGCTGGAGACGCTGCGCTGGAGCGAGGAGCAGCTGGGCGAGCGCCGGCGGGCGGTGCTGGAGCAGCCGGGACTGAGCGCCTGGCAGCGGTTCGAGGCGTATGCGGAGCTGTATCTGGCGGACGGGCCTGGGGATCCGCGGTGGATCCTGTGGGTCGAGGTGTGGGGGCGCTCCCCGGCCAGTGCGGAGATCCGGCAGGGACAGCTGGCGATCGAGGCGCCGTGGCAGGCGGACCTGGCGGCGTTGATCGAGGACGGGGTGGAGCGGCGCGAGTTCGGGCCCGGCTCGGCCGAGGAGCGGGCCGCCCAGCTGCGGGCCGTACTGGACGGGTTCTCGGTCCCGCTGGCGATCGGGCTGCCAGGGGTGGCGCGGGAGAGTTCGGCGGCCCAGGTGCGGGCGGTGGCGGCGGCCGTACTGAAGCCCTCGGCCGCCGACCGGAGATGA